In Halostella litorea, a single window of DNA contains:
- a CDS encoding LolA family protein — protein sequence MPLIESPLQRAAVGVLAVFLVSAGMFAAFGGDTGASEPEPIGENASAAYAGIDGVSATVVSEVEGPNTSSRTEMVVKERPGTQYVYQRTLEGSANGTEIYSNGSVMWIYDRGAGTATRQTLPDNAGNTTTTGERLDDIFARINEQRGVADGDGGERGVSPLPVVASPATSTGPVERPPSNATDYDVTYLGTDAVDGRETHVVRINGTLSGGNVSTSSMTNVSQTVWIDAKRFYPLKYHQSFTLNGDPYEVRMTYENVTFDPGFDDSAFEFDPPENVTVERQTLPETTTYDSRGALAAAAEMRVPDPDPPAGFSADGYRRTVGEYRSVSLEYTNGTGEISVTKTNRTPGSHADDAERVEVDGRTVWYSEFGATRTVSWECGGHRYSVFGQDVDRSDVLDVAATVDCGGDGQPRSDSE from the coding sequence ATGCCGCTCATCGAGTCCCCCCTCCAGCGTGCAGCCGTCGGCGTCCTCGCGGTGTTTCTCGTCTCCGCCGGGATGTTCGCCGCGTTCGGCGGCGACACCGGCGCGTCGGAACCGGAACCGATCGGCGAGAACGCCTCTGCCGCGTACGCCGGGATAGACGGCGTCTCGGCGACGGTGGTCAGCGAGGTGGAGGGGCCGAACACGTCCTCCCGGACCGAGATGGTCGTCAAGGAGCGGCCGGGGACCCAGTACGTCTACCAGCGGACGCTGGAGGGGAGCGCGAACGGCACCGAGATATACTCCAACGGCTCGGTGATGTGGATCTACGACCGCGGGGCCGGGACGGCGACGCGACAGACGCTGCCCGACAACGCTGGGAACACCACGACCACGGGCGAACGGCTGGACGATATCTTCGCCCGCATCAACGAGCAACGCGGCGTGGCGGACGGCGACGGCGGCGAGCGCGGCGTCTCCCCGCTACCGGTCGTCGCCTCGCCCGCGACGTCGACGGGACCGGTCGAGCGACCGCCGTCCAACGCCACCGACTACGACGTCACCTACCTCGGCACCGACGCGGTCGACGGCCGCGAGACTCACGTCGTCCGGATCAACGGCACGCTTTCGGGGGGTAACGTCAGCACGAGTTCGATGACGAACGTGAGCCAGACGGTGTGGATCGACGCGAAGCGGTTCTACCCGCTGAAGTACCACCAGTCGTTCACGCTGAACGGCGACCCCTACGAGGTGCGGATGACCTACGAGAACGTCACGTTCGACCCCGGCTTCGACGACTCGGCGTTCGAGTTCGACCCGCCGGAGAACGTCACCGTCGAGCGGCAGACGCTGCCCGAGACGACGACGTACGACTCCCGCGGGGCGCTCGCGGCGGCCGCGGAGATGCGGGTTCCGGACCCGGACCCGCCGGCGGGGTTCTCCGCCGACGGGTACCGCAGGACGGTCGGCGAGTACCGGTCCGTGTCCCTCGAGTACACCAACGGGACCGGGGAGATATCGGTGACGAAGACGAACCGGACGCCGGGGAGCCACGCCGACGACGCCGAGCGCGTCGAGGTCGACGGCCGGACGGTGTGGTACTCCGAGTTCGGGGCGACGCGGACCGTCTCTTGGGAGTGTGGCGGCCACCGGTACAGCGTGTTCGGGCAGGACGTCGACCGCTCCGACGTGCTGGACGTGGCCGCGACCGTCGACTGTGGGGGCGACGGTCAGCCCCGGAGCGACAGCGAGTAG
- a CDS encoding DUF4367 domain-containing protein — MVPDSLRSSLPTLLLVGMIALSGCLGAVAPGDSPTETDTDDPTTELPNDRAATDTTTDRGDAAEPPTDEELTEQFRNRLSSLESIAMTTERTVVLDGNETTAESRTWARLDTGETRVETISSEVAAGDVTLVNESGLLRYDSSEGTVTVYNRSEPTQGTFGTLFGNLENTTVEYEATEQVDGEKAYRVSITPANSAGTDIDVTGWLDAETYFPTRIESAAEVGENDVTTTVNYENVTLNPDLPDSTFTFENLPDDVEFRQYETPDTATYDSREALTAASNLTVPDPDVPEGYEFDSGRTFAGDNERVFVTYTNGTDEFGVTKVDTTYESPGAGGENVSVGDHRGVYDEAGNTGSVSWTCDGQTYSVYGPFDEDRLVEIASSMECD, encoded by the coding sequence ATGGTCCCTGACTCCCTTCGGTCCTCCCTCCCCACCCTGTTGCTCGTCGGGATGATCGCGCTCAGCGGCTGTCTGGGCGCGGTCGCCCCCGGCGACTCACCCACGGAGACCGACACCGACGACCCGACGACTGAACTGCCGAACGACCGAGCCGCCACGGATACGACGACCGACCGGGGCGACGCCGCGGAACCGCCCACGGACGAGGAACTGACGGAGCAGTTCCGGAACCGGCTGTCCAGCCTCGAAAGCATCGCGATGACCACCGAACGGACCGTCGTCCTCGACGGCAACGAGACGACGGCCGAATCCCGGACGTGGGCGCGCCTCGACACCGGCGAGACCCGCGTCGAAACGATCTCGTCCGAGGTGGCCGCCGGCGACGTCACGCTCGTCAACGAGAGCGGCCTGCTCCGCTACGACAGCAGCGAAGGGACGGTCACGGTGTACAACCGTAGCGAGCCGACCCAGGGGACGTTCGGCACCCTGTTCGGCAACCTCGAAAACACGACGGTCGAGTACGAGGCGACCGAGCAGGTCGACGGCGAGAAGGCCTACCGCGTCTCGATCACGCCGGCGAACTCCGCCGGGACGGATATCGACGTGACCGGGTGGCTCGACGCCGAGACGTACTTCCCGACCCGGATCGAGAGCGCCGCGGAGGTCGGCGAGAACGACGTCACGACCACGGTGAACTACGAGAACGTGACGCTGAACCCGGACCTCCCGGACTCGACGTTCACGTTCGAGAACCTCCCGGACGACGTCGAGTTCAGGCAGTACGAGACGCCCGACACCGCGACCTATGACTCCCGCGAAGCGCTGACGGCCGCGTCGAACCTCACGGTGCCCGACCCGGACGTCCCGGAGGGGTACGAGTTCGACTCCGGCCGGACCTTCGCCGGCGACAACGAGCGGGTGTTCGTCACCTACACGAACGGAACCGACGAGTTCGGCGTCACCAAGGTCGACACCACCTACGAGTCGCCCGGCGCGGGCGGCGAGAACGTCTCCGTGGGCGACCATCGGGGCGTCTACGACGAGGCCGGCAACACCGGGTCGGTGAGCTGGACGTGCGACGGCCAGACCTACTCGGTGTACGGCCCGTTCGACGAGGACCGCCTCGTCGAGATAGCGTCGTCGATGGAGTGTGACTGA
- a CDS encoding DR2241 family protein translates to MQPDQVEALREAAEEGVEFDGLEAQRDGDGYRLAVPGREWTGLTAAAFDDAAREVPAHVTNWDFWAHAAPTHAARRAFLRWLEGADERDVPARYEALADGVARAWGQLRITVSLGDDGHRRYDLRHEADAGEAVDGLDAFHDPLDAREIVKFDERERYRPLKTAPSLRTGWAFPDLDAAALVEALGFVYPATVENWHREREGELDVSHWRDTAERQTGIYDIVDELEPEAVDRIAATCCVDSQCLKRREWDYDEDHELDAERGEGEFPCREPCSLVVAAARKWTKLEREESRTYEFDLTPSEKEQLEDIVDAVADGRVDEVREADVYEGANRYRARYLREKLFDEEGRLCGVPTEE, encoded by the coding sequence ATGCAACCCGACCAGGTCGAGGCGCTCCGCGAGGCGGCCGAGGAGGGGGTCGAGTTCGACGGGCTGGAAGCCCAGCGCGACGGCGACGGCTACCGGCTCGCCGTCCCCGGCCGGGAGTGGACGGGGCTCACGGCCGCGGCGTTCGACGACGCCGCCCGGGAGGTGCCGGCACACGTCACGAACTGGGACTTCTGGGCGCACGCGGCACCGACACACGCCGCGCGGCGGGCGTTCCTGCGCTGGCTGGAGGGGGCCGACGAACGCGACGTTCCGGCGCGGTACGAGGCGCTCGCGGACGGCGTCGCACGCGCGTGGGGCCAACTCCGAATCACGGTCTCGCTGGGCGACGACGGCCACCGCCGCTATGACCTCCGCCACGAGGCCGACGCGGGCGAGGCGGTCGACGGGCTCGACGCGTTTCACGACCCGCTCGACGCCCGGGAGATCGTGAAGTTCGACGAGCGGGAGCGGTATCGCCCGCTGAAGACCGCGCCGTCGCTGCGCACCGGCTGGGCGTTCCCGGACCTCGACGCCGCGGCCCTCGTCGAGGCGCTCGGCTTCGTCTACCCCGCGACGGTCGAGAACTGGCACCGCGAGCGGGAGGGGGAACTCGACGTGTCCCACTGGCGCGACACCGCCGAGCGACAGACGGGGATCTACGACATCGTCGACGAACTGGAGCCGGAGGCCGTCGACCGCATCGCCGCGACCTGCTGTGTCGACTCGCAGTGTCTCAAGCGCCGCGAGTGGGACTACGACGAGGACCACGAACTCGACGCCGAGCGCGGCGAGGGCGAGTTCCCCTGCCGCGAGCCCTGCTCGCTCGTGGTCGCGGCCGCGCGCAAGTGGACGAAACTCGAACGCGAGGAGTCCCGCACCTACGAGTTCGACCTCACGCCGAGCGAGAAGGAGCAACTGGAGGACATCGTCGACGCCGTCGCCGACGGGCGCGTCGACGAGGTCCGCGAGGCCGACGTGTACGAGGGCGCGAACCGCTATCGGGCGCGCTACCTGCGGGAGAAGCTGTTCGACGAGGAGGGGCGGCTCTGCGGCGTCCCGACCGAGGAGTGA
- a CDS encoding DUF7524 family protein, whose amino-acid sequence MPPTLAVHVSDDGLHSVRAEPPSFEAAGAFDVELVNHGRAVHVHLNLVEGLERGAELEATNHFVDTDAIRQVGVDVVDDALPASGKLKVVTGYGAETTYVDVTVTEPPDAPRTGTGELGSEGSVAVDETLAEPSPVEQPDDPGASSVPTALSARENAPVAALAGVAVLVAAAAATLVDGVVAALGVAIVLAGVAAAGVLLARE is encoded by the coding sequence GTGCCCCCGACGCTAGCGGTTCACGTGAGCGACGACGGCCTGCACTCGGTGCGAGCGGAGCCGCCGTCGTTCGAGGCCGCGGGGGCGTTCGACGTCGAACTCGTCAACCACGGCCGCGCGGTCCACGTCCACCTCAACCTGGTCGAGGGGCTGGAGCGCGGGGCCGAACTGGAGGCGACGAACCACTTCGTCGACACGGACGCCATCCGGCAGGTGGGGGTCGACGTCGTCGACGACGCGCTCCCCGCGAGCGGCAAGCTGAAGGTCGTCACCGGGTACGGCGCGGAGACCACGTACGTCGACGTCACCGTGACGGAGCCGCCCGACGCCCCCCGGACCGGCACCGGCGAACTCGGCTCGGAGGGGTCGGTCGCGGTCGACGAGACGCTGGCCGAGCCGTCCCCCGTGGAGCAGCCGGACGACCCGGGGGCGTCGTCGGTGCCGACGGCGCTGTCGGCCCGGGAGAACGCGCCGGTCGCCGCGCTGGCCGGCGTCGCCGTCCTCGTCGCGGCGGCCGCGGCCACGCTCGTCGACGGCGTCGTGGCGGCGCTGGGCGTCGCCATCGTACTGGCGGGCGTCGCGGCGGCCGGCGTGTTGCTGGCCCGCGAGTGA
- a CDS encoding methytransferase partner Trm112 has protein sequence MKETLMDILCCPMDKHDLELEDETREDGEIVSGVLVCTECGETYPIEDGIPNLLPPDMRDEAPA, from the coding sequence GTGAAGGAAACCCTCATGGACATACTCTGTTGCCCGATGGACAAACACGACCTCGAACTGGAAGACGAGACGCGGGAGGACGGCGAGATCGTCTCGGGAGTGCTCGTCTGCACGGAATGCGGCGAGACGTACCCGATCGAGGACGGCATCCCGAACCTCCTGCCGCCGGACATGCGGGACGAAGCGCCGGCCTGA
- a CDS encoding group I truncated hemoglobin encodes MGDDSTLYEDLGGRDAISAVVDEFYDRVLDDEQLVGYFDDTDMDELRDHQTKFLSAVTGGPVDYTGEDMRTAHAGLDLTEEDFARTAEHLDASLAAFDVPEEQREVVLGEVADLKAAILDE; translated from the coding sequence ATGGGCGACGACTCCACGCTGTACGAGGATCTGGGCGGACGGGACGCGATAAGCGCCGTCGTCGACGAGTTCTACGACCGCGTGCTCGACGACGAGCAACTCGTCGGCTACTTCGACGACACCGACATGGACGAACTCCGGGACCACCAGACGAAGTTCCTCTCGGCCGTCACGGGCGGCCCGGTCGACTACACCGGCGAGGACATGCGCACGGCCCACGCCGGCCTCGACCTGACCGAGGAGGACTTCGCCCGGACCGCCGAACACCTGGACGCGAGCCTGGCGGCGTTCGACGTGCCCGAGGAACAGCGGGAGGTCGTGCTCGGCGAGGTTGCTGACCTGAAGGCGGCTATCCTGGACGAGTAA
- a CDS encoding adenylosuccinate synthase, giving the protein MTVTIVGAQLGDEGKGGVVDLYGDAADVVARYQGGDNAGHTVVEDGTEYKLSLVPSGAVRGKVGVLGNGCVVNPRTLFEEIEALRERGLDPDVRVARRAHVIMPYHRVLDGIEEEVKSESDQEVGTTGRGIGPTYEDKAGRRGVRIGDLLDPDTLRERLEYVVPQKRAVVEDVYGLDVADLEDPEAFDVDAVFEEYREYGQRLAEQGMPVESGAFLADARDDGQTVMLEGAQGTLIDIDHGNYPYVTSSNPTAGGAATGTGLSPGVIGDGEVIGIVKGYLSRVGSGPMPTELGGVEGDTPGYDEQGAGENEETATYIREEGGEYGTVTGRPRRVGWLDMPMLRHATRASGFTGLAVNHVDVLAGLDEVRVAHTYDLDGETRESVPATTEEWGRCEPNYRTFDGWADADWSAVADEGYEALPANARAYLEYVSDELDTPIYAVGVGPGRDDTVVVERPL; this is encoded by the coding sequence ATGACCGTTACCATCGTCGGCGCCCAACTGGGCGACGAGGGGAAAGGCGGCGTCGTCGACCTCTACGGCGACGCCGCCGACGTCGTCGCGCGGTATCAGGGCGGCGACAACGCCGGCCACACCGTCGTCGAGGACGGCACCGAGTACAAGCTTTCGCTGGTGCCAAGCGGCGCGGTGCGTGGCAAGGTGGGGGTGCTCGGCAACGGCTGTGTCGTCAACCCCCGGACGCTGTTCGAGGAGATCGAGGCGCTCCGCGAGCGCGGCCTCGACCCCGACGTGCGGGTCGCCCGCCGCGCCCACGTCATCATGCCGTACCACCGCGTCCTCGACGGCATCGAGGAGGAGGTAAAGAGCGAGAGCGACCAGGAGGTCGGCACGACCGGCCGCGGCATCGGCCCGACGTACGAGGACAAGGCCGGCCGCCGCGGGGTCCGGATCGGCGACCTGCTCGACCCCGACACCCTCCGCGAGCGCCTGGAGTACGTCGTCCCGCAGAAGCGCGCGGTCGTCGAGGACGTGTACGGCCTCGACGTGGCCGACCTGGAGGACCCGGAGGCGTTCGACGTCGACGCGGTGTTCGAGGAGTACCGCGAGTACGGACAACGGCTGGCCGAGCAGGGGATGCCGGTCGAGTCGGGCGCGTTCCTCGCGGACGCCCGGGACGACGGACAGACGGTGATGCTGGAGGGCGCACAGGGGACGCTCATCGACATCGACCACGGCAACTACCCGTACGTCACCTCCTCGAACCCGACGGCCGGCGGGGCCGCGACGGGGACCGGGCTCAGCCCCGGCGTGATCGGCGACGGCGAAGTGATCGGCATCGTGAAAGGCTACCTCTCGCGGGTCGGGAGCGGCCCGATGCCGACCGAACTCGGCGGCGTCGAGGGCGACACGCCGGGCTACGACGAGCAGGGCGCGGGCGAGAACGAGGAGACCGCGACCTACATCCGCGAGGAGGGCGGGGAGTACGGCACCGTCACCGGCCGCCCGCGCCGCGTCGGATGGCTCGACATGCCGATGCTCCGGCACGCGACCCGGGCCAGCGGCTTCACCGGCCTCGCGGTCAACCACGTCGACGTGCTGGCCGGACTGGACGAGGTGAGGGTCGCACACACGTACGACCTCGACGGCGAGACCCGCGAGAGCGTCCCCGCGACGACCGAGGAGTGGGGCCGCTGCGAGCCGAACTACCGGACGTTCGACGGCTGGGCGGACGCCGACTGGAGCGCCGTCGCCGACGAGGGGTACGAGGCGCTCCCGGCGAACGCGCGTGCGTACCTGGAGTACGTCAGCGACGAACTCGACACGCCGATCTACGCGGTGGGCGTCGGGCCGGGCCGCGATGACACCGTCGTCGTCGAACGGCCGCTGTAG
- a CDS encoding aldo/keto reductase, translated as MDRRRLGSTGWDVTEVGLGTWEVGSDWGDVSDEAGREAIRTALDAGINFLDTADVYGDGRSERIIREVLEEYDPDERVYVATKAGRRLDPHDAERYDEANIRRFVDRSRDNLGVDSLDLVQLHCPPTDAYYQPETFDALATLSDEGRIDHYGVSVERVEEGLKAIEYPGVETVQIIFNPFRQRPAELFLDRAAALDVGVIVRVPLASGLLTGKLSRDAEFPENDHRNFNRDGEAFDVGETFAGVPFETGLDAVDELRPAVPESATMAQFALRWILDHDAVSTVIPGSTSPEHIRDNVAAADLDPLSADRHETVERVYDEHVREHVHHRW; from the coding sequence ATGGACCGACGCAGGCTCGGATCGACCGGCTGGGACGTGACGGAGGTCGGACTGGGAACGTGGGAGGTCGGCAGCGACTGGGGCGACGTCTCGGACGAGGCCGGCCGCGAGGCGATACGCACGGCCCTGGACGCCGGGATCAACTTCCTCGACACCGCCGACGTGTACGGCGACGGCCGGAGCGAGCGGATCATCCGCGAGGTGCTGGAGGAGTACGACCCCGACGAGCGCGTGTACGTCGCGACGAAGGCCGGGCGACGGCTGGACCCGCACGACGCCGAGCGCTACGACGAGGCGAACATCCGGCGGTTCGTCGACCGGAGCCGCGACAACCTCGGCGTCGACTCGCTGGACCTCGTCCAGTTGCACTGCCCGCCGACCGACGCGTACTACCAGCCCGAGACGTTCGACGCGCTGGCGACGCTCTCCGACGAGGGGCGGATCGACCACTACGGCGTTTCCGTCGAGCGCGTCGAGGAGGGGCTGAAGGCGATCGAGTACCCGGGCGTCGAGACGGTGCAGATCATCTTCAACCCGTTCCGCCAGCGCCCCGCGGAACTGTTCCTCGACCGCGCGGCGGCACTCGACGTGGGCGTCATCGTCCGCGTCCCGCTGGCCTCGGGCCTGCTGACCGGGAAGCTCTCCCGGGACGCGGAGTTCCCGGAGAACGACCACCGCAACTTCAACCGCGACGGCGAGGCGTTCGACGTGGGCGAGACGTTCGCCGGCGTCCCCTTCGAGACGGGGCTGGACGCCGTCGACGAACTCCGGCCCGCCGTGCCCGAGTCGGCGACGATGGCGCAGTTCGCGCTCCGCTGGATCCTCGACCACGACGCCGTCTCGACCGTCATCCCGGGGTCGACGAGCCCCGAGCACATCCGCGACAACGTGGCCGCGGCCGACCTGGATCCGCTGTCGGCGGACCGCCACGAGACGGTCGAACGCGTCTACGACGAGCACGTTCGCGAACACGTCCACCACCGATGGTGA
- a CDS encoding DUF7527 domain-containing protein, with the protein MNARTEERIGDWRTRTVAAGYEGLRDLADDGFSGAVRARGTTLFMLNGRIVGVFEGAIEDFETADATAHVAPDPSLPLLFTMLEKGGDQRAKYYTEDTPIDEADGTLSSGSFTGYIELSENVLSGDYYVAYYGGKSMSCAFVGNREELITGDEAFKRASDEVGIYEVRDVDIEVTDVPEPDEPDEPAGAGAAAGAEAGTGLANGGTEADTGSAGAGDPTTAAGTGDATAEPTDPTPPSDPSPARSDAADATDEPTATEAARTPADPTPADSAPADTTDPRASEPTTTDATDPQAADTADATEPQPTDAADPTAGVEATGTTPERSTDPSPGERSARSEPRDPATDRESTPADDPAGEPEPKERSPTGGPAEPARDAGPAGVGTDPEPDPSGVDPAHPTESGAVNVDDAVTGGDKPERSEASTAEAADAPAAADGAAATRTDTVEPSDGAAEPDPGLAVEERTAADAAADAADAAARTTETATESSEDSTGPADGGSWDADLGTGGADADAGASGTDAPEPTVTEEREWQEARTIPALDPDRTSTGDDGAAEQSRADDRGRSADSARASGTSRTPDAGGTRREASESPADTGSHAGRDEALKQEVLEREDKIDQLQQAVTNLRSEREELREERDELRAENESLTERVTELEAEIQRLEGEVDRLEGELTEAKRAAGGAPDADRRIGAAEALQGTNLFVRYASKGDATLEDAHAGNADAEEVNANLRLEHHTQFDSGNVAVDGQAFDEFLTGTLEFDFVDWVVGELIYEIRDTGHAGSLEDLYDAIAEIDRAELKGSVSLVYQENGDEVREQKQFDVVLRDRMGNPLIVADLNDSREPVTQSGMASLENSASRVKETNGRLSAAFVVTSSFFEPGALETAAEATSGSFLSRDSKKSFVKLSRKDGYHLCLVEARGTDFHINVPEL; encoded by the coding sequence ATGAATGCGCGCACGGAGGAACGGATCGGCGACTGGCGCACCCGGACGGTCGCCGCCGGGTACGAGGGGTTACGCGACCTCGCCGACGACGGGTTTTCCGGTGCGGTCCGCGCGCGGGGCACGACGCTGTTCATGCTCAACGGGCGGATCGTGGGGGTGTTCGAGGGGGCCATCGAGGACTTCGAGACCGCCGACGCGACCGCACACGTCGCCCCGGACCCGTCGCTCCCGCTCCTCTTTACCATGCTCGAGAAGGGCGGAGACCAGCGAGCCAAGTACTACACCGAGGACACGCCGATAGACGAGGCCGACGGGACGCTGTCGTCCGGCTCGTTCACCGGCTACATCGAACTCAGCGAGAACGTCCTCAGCGGCGACTACTACGTCGCGTACTACGGCGGCAAGTCGATGAGCTGTGCGTTCGTCGGCAACCGCGAGGAACTGATCACCGGCGACGAGGCGTTCAAGCGCGCGAGCGACGAGGTGGGCATCTACGAGGTCCGGGACGTCGACATCGAGGTCACGGACGTCCCCGAACCCGACGAGCCGGATGAGCCGGCCGGCGCGGGCGCGGCGGCCGGAGCCGAAGCGGGGACGGGGCTGGCGAACGGCGGAACCGAAGCCGACACCGGCTCCGCAGGCGCGGGCGACCCGACGACGGCCGCCGGAACGGGGGACGCGACCGCCGAGCCGACGGACCCAACCCCGCCGAGCGATCCGTCGCCGGCACGGAGCGACGCGGCCGACGCGACGGACGAGCCGACGGCCACCGAAGCCGCCCGGACGCCCGCTGACCCGACGCCGGCCGATTCGGCACCCGCCGACACCACGGACCCGCGGGCCAGCGAGCCGACGACGACCGACGCCACCGACCCGCAGGCGGCCGACACCGCCGACGCCACGGAGCCACAGCCAACCGACGCCGCCGATCCGACGGCCGGTGTGGAGGCTACCGGGACGACGCCGGAGCGGTCCACGGACCCCTCGCCCGGGGAGCGGAGCGCGCGTTCGGAACCGCGCGACCCGGCGACCGACCGGGAGTCAACGCCGGCCGACGACCCGGCCGGCGAGCCGGAGCCCAAAGAACGGTCGCCGACGGGCGGACCGGCGGAACCGGCCCGCGACGCCGGGCCGGCGGGAGTGGGAACCGACCCCGAGCCCGACCCGAGCGGCGTTGACCCCGCGCATCCGACCGAGTCGGGGGCGGTGAACGTCGACGACGCGGTCACGGGCGGCGACAAGCCGGAGCGGTCCGAGGCGTCCACCGCGGAGGCCGCCGACGCGCCGGCGGCCGCGGACGGTGCGGCCGCGACCCGTACGGATACGGTCGAGCCGTCGGACGGAGCCGCCGAGCCCGACCCCGGTCTCGCCGTCGAGGAACGGACGGCCGCGGACGCGGCGGCCGATGCGGCGGACGCCGCGGCGCGCACGACCGAGACAGCGACGGAGTCGTCGGAGGACTCGACCGGGCCGGCGGACGGCGGAAGCTGGGACGCCGACCTCGGAACCGGCGGTGCGGACGCCGACGCCGGGGCAAGTGGGACCGACGCACCCGAACCCACCGTCACCGAGGAGCGCGAGTGGCAGGAGGCCCGCACCATCCCGGCGCTCGACCCGGACCGGACGAGCACGGGCGACGACGGGGCGGCCGAGCAGTCGCGGGCGGACGACAGGGGACGAAGCGCCGACTCGGCGCGCGCGAGCGGAACGTCCCGGACGCCCGACGCCGGAGGGACGCGGCGCGAGGCCAGTGAATCGCCCGCGGACACCGGGAGCCACGCCGGGCGCGACGAGGCGCTGAAACAGGAGGTGCTCGAACGCGAGGACAAGATAGACCAGCTCCAGCAGGCCGTGACGAACCTGCGGAGCGAGCGCGAGGAACTGCGCGAGGAGCGCGACGAGCTACGGGCGGAAAACGAGTCGCTCACCGAGCGCGTGACCGAACTGGAGGCCGAGATACAGCGCCTCGAAGGCGAGGTCGACCGGCTGGAGGGCGAACTGACCGAGGCCAAGCGGGCGGCGGGCGGCGCGCCGGACGCCGACCGCCGGATCGGCGCGGCGGAGGCCCTGCAGGGGACGAACCTGTTCGTCCGCTACGCGTCGAAAGGCGACGCGACGCTGGAGGACGCCCACGCGGGCAACGCCGACGCCGAGGAGGTCAACGCGAACCTCCGGCTCGAACACCACACCCAGTTCGACAGCGGGAACGTCGCCGTCGACGGCCAGGCGTTCGACGAGTTCCTCACGGGGACCCTGGAGTTCGACTTCGTCGACTGGGTCGTCGGGGAACTCATCTACGAGATCCGCGACACGGGCCACGCCGGCTCGCTGGAGGACCTGTACGACGCCATCGCAGAGATCGACCGGGCGGAGCTGAAGGGGTCGGTGAGCCTCGTCTACCAGGAGAACGGCGACGAGGTGCGCGAACAGAAGCAGTTCGACGTCGTCCTGCGCGACCGGATGGGCAACCCCCTGATCGTCGCGGACCTCAACGACTCGCGCGAGCCGGTCACCCAGAGCGGGATGGCGTCGCTGGAGAACAGCGCCTCCCGCGTCAAGGAGACCAACGGCCGCCTCAGCGCGGCGTTCGTCGTCACGTCCTCGTTCTTCGAGCCCGGCGCGCTGGAGACCGCCGCGGAGGCGACCAGCGGGAGCTTCCTCAGCCGGGACTCGAAGAAGAGTTTCGTGAAATTATCCAGAAAGGACGGCTACCACCTGTGTCTCGTGGAGGCCCGCGGCACGGACTTCCACATCAACGTCCCGGAGCTCTAG
- a CDS encoding UPF0058 family protein, giving the protein MHKDELLELHEQMVTIMENVAEREEVDPDLFDPYYQLDVDPSHVHKSKSEHKHAVFVLGNALATAMSEDEFSSAGRIGKRMEELADDAEQRI; this is encoded by the coding sequence ATGCACAAAGACGAGCTACTCGAACTGCACGAGCAGATGGTGACGATCATGGAGAACGTCGCCGAGCGGGAGGAGGTCGACCCCGACCTCTTCGACCCGTACTACCAGCTCGACGTCGACCCCTCCCACGTCCACAAGTCCAAGAGCGAGCACAAACACGCCGTGTTCGTGCTGGGCAACGCGCTCGCGACGGCGATGAGCGAGGACGAGTTCTCCAGCGCCGGCCGGATCGGCAAGCGCATGGAGGAGCTCGCGGACGACGCCGAACAGCGAATCTGA